The Lactuca sativa cultivar Salinas chromosome 2, Lsat_Salinas_v11, whole genome shotgun sequence genome includes a window with the following:
- the LOC111879841 gene encoding protein EMB-1, with product MASQQQGRKISDQVSEQEKKELDKRAAEGETVVPGGTRGKSLEAQERLAEGRSKGGQTRREQLGTEGYKEMGKKGGLSTEEKSGGERAEEEGIPLDESKYSNKISKADEDK from the exons ATGGCATCACAGCAACAAGGACGCAAGATCTCCGACCAAGTCTCCGAACAGGAGAAAAAGGAGCTCGACAAACGGGCTGCGGAAGGCGAGACCGTCGTTCCCGGTGGTACTCGTGGAAAAAGCCTGGAGGCCCAGGAACGCCTTGCTGAAg GGAGGAGCAAGGGAGGACAAACGAGGAGGGAGCAACTGGGGACGGAAGGGTACAAGGAGATGGGTAAAAAGGGTGGCCTGAGCACCGAAGAGAAGTCCGGCGGTGAACGTGCGGAGGAGGAAGGAATTCCGCTGGATGAATCCAAGTACAGCAACAAGATCTCAAAGGCTGATGAAGATAAATAA